In Fodinicola acaciae, the following proteins share a genomic window:
- a CDS encoding NAD-dependent epimerase/dehydratase family protein encodes MTRVCVTGASGKAGRVTVRELLAHGYEVVATDAVAPADDLGVRVIRADLTDFGEAVEVLHGTDAVVHLANIPAPEIHTSATTFNANVTMNANIFNAATKVGLTKVVWASSETTLGLPFDTPPAYAPVDEAHYPHPTSTYALSKVVSETAAGHFARWSGIPFVALRFSNILSPANYPDFPAFSDDPALRKWNLWGYVDERDAAVSCRLALEADVSGSTSYIIAAADTVMRQSSAQLLKEVYPQTPLTREVDEHETLLSIDLARAVLGFEPRHSWRDHV; translated from the coding sequence ATGACCCGAGTGTGCGTGACCGGCGCGAGCGGCAAGGCCGGCCGCGTGACCGTACGAGAGCTGCTGGCACACGGTTACGAGGTGGTGGCGACCGACGCGGTGGCGCCGGCCGACGACCTCGGCGTACGTGTCATCCGGGCCGACCTGACCGATTTCGGCGAGGCGGTCGAGGTGCTGCACGGCACCGACGCCGTCGTCCACCTGGCCAACATTCCGGCGCCGGAGATCCACACCAGTGCGACCACGTTCAACGCGAACGTGACGATGAACGCCAACATTTTCAACGCCGCCACCAAAGTCGGCTTGACCAAGGTGGTGTGGGCCTCCAGTGAGACGACGCTCGGCCTGCCGTTCGACACGCCGCCGGCGTACGCGCCGGTCGACGAGGCGCACTATCCGCATCCGACCTCGACGTACGCACTGTCCAAAGTGGTCAGTGAGACCGCGGCCGGACATTTCGCGCGGTGGTCCGGCATTCCGTTCGTGGCGCTGCGCTTCTCCAACATCCTGAGTCCGGCCAACTATCCGGACTTTCCGGCTTTTTCCGACGACCCGGCGCTGCGTAAGTGGAACCTGTGGGGTTACGTCGACGAGCGTGACGCCGCGGTGTCCTGCCGGCTCGCGCTGGAGGCCGACGTCAGCGGCAGCACCAGCTACATCATCGCGGCCGCCGACACGGTGATGCGGCAGTCTTCGGCGCAGCTGCTCAAAGAGGTCTATCCGCAGACGCCGCTGACCCGCGAGGTCGACGAGCACGAGACGCTGCTGTCGATCGACCTGGCTCGCGCCGTGCTCGGTTTCGAACCACGGCATTCCTGGCGCGACCACGTCTGA